In Papaver somniferum cultivar HN1 chromosome 1, ASM357369v1, whole genome shotgun sequence, a genomic segment contains:
- the LOC113315382 gene encoding putative pentatricopeptide repeat-containing protein At3g01580, with the protein MKSKELINHLFESCKNGRSVCELHCLTLKTGLITNSLFLTKLNTLYAKHSTLQNARKLFDETSHPSVYLWNSLLRGYCREKQWKETIRLFNQMLSQSIGAGDRPDKFTVPIAIKACAGLWDLKTGKVIHGLVKKNDKMKSDMFVGSALIELYAKCGEMEDAFRVFEEFPEPDVVLWTSMVTGYQKNGNAKEALSFFSQMVINEGLTPDRVTLVSVISSCAQSTNLLAGKSVHGLTITMGFENDLSLGNSLLNLYAKTGSIRSARNLFAKMHEKDVISWSSMILCYVQNEEPDAALDLFEEMVKKKYEPNSVTLVSVLQACAAASNVDVGRRIHELTKQKGLELDVSVSTSLLDMYMKCSCLNEAVDIFKRMPYKDVVCWAAYISGFAQNGLAHESLGIFRNMLSDGTRPDAVTMVKVLMACAELGVLQQALCLHGYLVSSGLDDKVFVGAALIDSYSKCGSLDNSIRVFDALSEKDVVVWSSMIAGYGMNGFGREAVRMFNLMTECPGILPNHVTFLSVLSACSHTGFVEQGIKIFDEMVHKYKIEPNSEHQSVMVDLLGRRGKLNKAMEFIEKMKVKCEPHVWGALLGACRIHQNVEMAERVSKKLLRQDPNHAGYYVLLSNIYAVDKKWDSVARIRNLVKEKGLTRIPGQSWVQVKDRVYTFTAADTSRPESEYVYQLLREIEVKMKEEDQISDTDFILHGV; encoded by the coding sequence ATGAAATCCAAGGAACTAATTAACCACTTATTTGAATCTTGTAAAAATGGGAGATCAGTATGTGAATTGCATTGTCTTACCTTAAAAACTGGTCTCATCACCAACAGTCTGTTTCTCACTAAGCTAAACACTCTGTATGCGAAACACTCTACTTTACAAAATGCACGTAAACTGTTTGACGAAACGTCGCATCCATCTGTTTACCTTTGGAATTCGTTGCTCAGAGGTTACTGCAGAGAGAAACAATGGAAAGAAACTATACGTCTCTTTAATCAAATGTTGTCTCAGAGTATTGGAGCAGGTGATAGGCCAGATAAGTTTACAGTACCAATTGCTATTAAGGCTTGTGCTGGTTTATGGGATcttaaaactgggaaagtaattcatGGGTTGGTTAAGAAGAATGATAAGATGAAGTCGGATATGTTTGTGGGTTCAGCATTGATTGAGCTGTATGCTAAATGTGGAGAAATGGAGGATGCTTTTAGAGTTTTTGAGGAGTTTCCTGAACCAGATGTTGTTTTATGGACATCGATGGTTACTGGGTATCAGAAGAATGGAAATGCCAAAGAAGCGTTGAGTTTCTTTTCCCAGATGGTGATTAATGAAGGCCTTACTCCTGATCGAGTGACCCTTGTCAGCGTTATTTCTTCTTGTGCACAATCGACGAATCTTTTGGCTGGAAAGTCTGTTCATGGTTTAACTATTACAATGGGGTTTGAGAATGACCTATCACTGGGTAATTCTTTGCTGAACTTATATGCAAAGACAGGTTCCATCAGAAGCGCGAGGAACTTGTTCGCGAAGATGCACGAGAAGGATGTGATTTCCTGGAGCTCTATGATTTTGTGTTACGTTCAGAATGAGGAGCCTGATGCAGCGTTGGATCTTTTTGAGGAGATGGTTAAGAAAAAGTATGAACCAAATTCGGTTACATTAGTTAGTGTATTACAAGCATGTGCAGCAGCTTCTAATGTAGATGTAGGTAGGAGAATCCATGAGTTAACTAAGCAAAAAGGGCTTGAATTAGATGTATCAGTCTCTACTTCTCTGCTAGACATGTACATGAAGTGTTCTTGCTTAAATGAGGCAGTTGATATTTTCAAAAGAATGCCCTACAAGGATGTTGTCTGCTGGGCTGCTTATATCAGCGGGTTTGCTCAAAATGGATTAGCACATGAGTCATTGGGTATATTTCGTAATATGTTATCTGATGGAACTAGGCCTGATGCAGTTACAATGGTGAAAGTCCTAATGGCCTGTGCAGAACTAGGTGTTCTTCAACAAGCTCTCTGCCTCCATGGTTACCTGGTTAGTAGTGGTCTTGATGACAAGGTTTTTGTTGGTGCTGCACTGATAGATTCGTATTCAAAATGTGGTAGCTTGGATAACTCGATCAGAGTTTTTGATGCTCTGAGTGAGAAGGATGTTGTCGTTTGGAGTTCGATGATTGCAGGCTATGGGATGAACGGTTTTGGTAGGGAAGCAGTCAGGATGTTCAATCTGATGACTGAATGCCCAGGGATTTTACCAAACCATGTCACATTTCTCTCAGTTTTATCTGCGTGTAGTCATACAGGATTTGTGGAACAAGGTATTAAGATCTTTGATGAGATGGTTcacaaatacaaaattgagcctAATTCAGAGCATCAGAGTGTAATGGTTGACCTGCTTGGCCGCAGAGGTAAATTAAACAAAGCCATGGAGTTCATTGAGAAGATGAAAGTTAAATGTGAACCCCATGTTTGGGGTGCATTGCTTGGTGCTTGTAGAATTCACCAAAATGTTGAGATGGCAGAGAGAGTGTCTAAGAAGCTATTACGACAAGACCCAAACCATGCTGGGTATTATGTATTGTTATCTAACATATATGCTGTGGACAAGAAATGGGACAGTGTTGCAAGAATTAGAAATTTGGTGAAGGAGAAGGGACTAACCAGGATACCTGGACAAAGTTGGGTCCAGGTTAAAGACAGGGTCTATACTTTTACAGCTGCTGATACTTCACGCCCAGAGTCCGAGTATGTGTATCAGTTGCTGAGAGAAATTGAGGTGAAAATGAAAGAGGAAGATCAAATTTCTGATACTGATTTCATACTGCATGGAGTGTAG